Genomic window (Gemmatimonadaceae bacterium):
ACCTGAACAAGAAACCGATCCACAAGGAAGACGTCGCCGCGGCGTTGAAGCACATCTACGTCGATACGCCGCGCGACGATAAGATCATGTACCTCAAGGCGGACAAGAACCTGGACTATTCCAAGGTGCTCGACGCGCTCGACATCGCCATGCACAACGGCGTGACCGTTACGGGTCTGATCAGTGATCAGAAGCCGGGCACGGTCTCGACGGTCGCCGGTGACACCAAGAATCCGACGCCGGCGCCTGGTGCCCCCGGTGCCGCGGCTCCGCCGGGAGGAGCCAAGTAATGTCGATGACTCCAGGTGGTGGTGGCGGCGGCTCGACCGGCGGTTCCCTGTCCAACGAGCCGAACGTCACGCCGATGATCGACGTGCTCCTCGTGCTGTTGATCATCTTCATGGCCGTGTTGCCGTCCATGAGAAAGGCGATCGACATTCAACTGCCCGATCCGAATCCGACGGTGCAGCCGGCGAACCAGAAGTCCGACCAGATCGTGCTCGAGGTGAGCCCGGGTGGGAAGTACGCGATCAACACGAAGCAGGTGTCGCGTGCGGAGCTTCCGGCTGAGTTGAAGGGGATCTACGATCCGCGTCCGGAAAAGATCATTTTCGTCAAAGGTGTTCCCGGCGTGAAATACGCCGACATCATCGACGCGATGGACGTTGCACGCGGCGCCGGTGTGAAGGTCATCGGTATTCCGCCGAAGGACACGCCAGGTAGCGCGCCCGGCGCGGCGGCTCCGGCGGCGAAGAAGTAGCAGACCCAAGGGACCAAAGTCGCGGGCGGGGCCATCCGGCTCCGCCCGCGTCTCTTTTCAGGGGTGGCACGAACCCTTCGAGGGTCATTAGTCGTATAACTGTTCGACGGACGCCACGCCCCGGCGGAGAAGCTGTGCCGATCGCTACTCGAAAGAAGCCTGTTGTTCAGGCGACCAAGATGACTCCCGACCGCGAGCGCCGCCGGTTACCGGCGACGCGGCTCCCGGTCGCGCGCGATGACCGGCGCGGATGGAGCGTGTTGTCCGCGGCGATTCACGGGCTCATCATCTTCTTGCTCGTCGGTGATTTCGCGTTGCATACCGCCGACGTGAAAGAGATGCCGCAGGGAGCAGGCGGCCCCGGCCCCGCGGGTGGCGGCGGTGGCGGGCATCGCGGGACCGGCGACCGCGCGCGAGTCACGTACATACGCATGATCGCGGGGACGCAGCAGCAGCCCGTCGTGAAGACGGCTATCGTGCCTCCAGTCAAGCCGCCGGTCGTGCCGCCGCCGCCTCAACCGAAGCCGGAACCGAAACCGGTCGTGCAGCAGGTCGCGATGAAGGTGCCGGAGATCACACAGCCGACGCAGCCTGAGCTGAAGATCGAAGGTCCCAAGGCACCCGATTCGACGGCGGCGCAAACCGGCACAGGCGGTGGAACGGGCAGGGACGGCTCAGCAGGGAACGGCCCTGGTTCCGGCGGCGGCAATGGTTCCGGAATCGGCACCGGGCGAGGATCGGGCAACGGCCCTGGCACGGGCGGTGGCACGCAGGCGAATTATCCGCCCTCGCCGACGGAGCTGTTCATTCCGCCGCTCCCCATGCCCGACAGAGTTCGGGGCTTTCACCTGATCGCCGAATACGACGTCGATTCCACCGGCAAAGTGCTGGACTTCAAGTTCACGCCGACGCGCGACGGTGGGTACAACAAACGGCTCGACGAGGTGCTCCGCGCGTTCAAGTTCCGTCCTGGCACGAAGCCCGACGGCACGCCGATCCGGATGAAGGCGCAGATCGTGTACGATTTCTAAAGGGCGGTGACCGGCCACCGGTCACCGGGAAACACCGGACACCGGGAAAGACCGAACACCGGAAGCACCGCCCGCTTCGTCCTAGCTAAGCTGGACGCCCCGGTCTATCATTAATCGGATCTAGCTGAAGTGCAGGGCCCATGATGAGTTACATGGGCTTTTTTTCTGCCCCCCGGCGCAGCCGCGAGGGTCTTCGGTCGTGAAGGCTTTCGGACTCCCACTCGACATTCCCAACTAATGAACCTGACGGTCAACGCGCTATTGCAGCAGGCCGCCCCCGCCCCCACCCAAGCCCCCGCTGGTGGCGAAGCGAACCTCATCATTCCGGACCTGAACTCGGTGACGTTCCTTGGCATGCGCGGAGGATCCCTGCTACTGGGCGGCCTCGTCGTTTGCGTGCTCGGAATGTTGTTCGGCCTGGCGATTTACACGCGGCTCAAGAACATGGCCGTGCACAAGTCGATGCGGGCCGTCTCCGAGTTGATCTACGAGACGTGCAAGACGTACCTGATCACGCAGGGCAAGTTCATCCTGATCCTCGAGTTCTTCATCGGGATCGTCATCGCGCTGTACTTCGGCGTGCTCCAGCATTTCTCGGTCGACAAAGTCGCCGTCATCCTGGTGTTCAGCCTCATCGGCATCGCCGGGAGCTACGGCGTCGCTTGGTTCGGCATCCGGGTGAACACGTTCGCGAATTCCCGCACGTCGTTCGCGGCGCTGCGCGGCAAGCCGTATCCCTGCTACGCGATTCCGCTGTCGGCCGGCATGAGCATCGGCATGCTGCTCATTTCCGTCGAATTGGTGATGATGCTCATCATCCTGCTGTTTATTCCAGGTGAGTACGCAGGACCCTGCTTCATTGGTTTCGCGATCGGTGAATCGCTCGGCGCGGCGGCGCTTCGAATCGCCGGCGGCATCTTCACGAAGATCGCCGACATCGGCGCCGACCTGATGAAGATCGTGTTCAACGTGAAGGAGGACGACGCGCGCAACCCGGGCGTGATCGCCGACTGCACGGGCGACAACGCGGGCGACTCGGTCGGCCCGAGCGCCGATGGCTTCGAGACGTACGGCGTGACGGGCGTCGCGCTGATCACGTTCATCGTGCTGGCAGTGAAGGAGCCGCGGGTGCAGGTCCAGCTGCTCGTCTGGATCTTCGTCATGCGCATCATGATGATCGTGGCGAGCGGCGCGTCGTACCTCATCAACGCCGCGATCGCGCGGGCCCGGTACGCCAACGCCGACCGCATGAACTTCGAAGCGCCCCTCACGTTCCTCGTCTGGCTGACGTCGATCGTCTCGGTGGTGCTGACCTTCATTGTCTCCAAGCTGATCATTCCGGATCTCGGCGACGGCACGTTGTGGTGGAAGTTGTCGGCGATCATCACCTGCGGCACGCTCGCCGGCGCGATCATCCCCGAGTTCGTGAAGGTCTTTACCTCGGTCGATTCCCGTCATACGAAGGAAGTCGTGACGTCGTCGCGCGAGGGCGGCCCGTCGCTCAACATCTTGTCGGGCCTCGTCGCCGGCAATTTCAGCGCGTACTGGCTCGGCATGACGATCATGATCTTGATGACGATCGCGTACTTGATCGGCGCGGCGGCGCTCGGGCCGCTCATGGTCGCCCCGGCCGTGTTCGCCTTCGGTCTCGTGGCGTTCGGCTTCCTCGGCATGGGGCCGGTGACCATCGCGGTCGACTCGTATGGCCCGGTCACGGACAACGCACAGTCGGTGTTCGAGCTGTCGCAGATCGAGCAACTCCCGGGCGCGGCGGCCGAGGTCCAGAAGGACTATGGGTTCGCGGTGAACTTCGAGCGCGCGAAGCACTTCCTCGAGGAGAACGACGGCGCCGGCAACACGTTCAAGGCGACGGCCAAGCCGGTGCTCATCGGCACGGCGGTCGTCGGCGCGACGACGATGATCTTCTCGATCATCGTGGGGCTCACGAACGGGCTCACCGCCAACATCGACAAGCTGTCGCTGCTGCACCCGCCGTTCCTGCTCGGGTTGATCACGGGCGGCGCGATCATCTACTGGTTTACCGGCGCGTCGATCCAGGCCGTGACGACGGGCGCGTACCGCGCGGTCGAGTTCATCAAGGCGAACATGAACCTCGAGAGCACCGCGGCGGCCTCCGTCGAAGACTCGAAGAAGGTCGTCGAGATCTGCACGAAGTACGCGCAGGCCGGCATGTTCAACATCTTCCTGACCGTGTTCTTCGCGACGCTCGCCTTCGCGTTCTACGAGCCGTTCTTCTTCATCGGGTACCTCGTGTCGATCGCGCTGTTCGGGCTGTACCAGGCGATCTTCATGGCGAACGCCGGCGGCGCGTGGGACAACGCGAAGAAGATCGTCGAGGTGGAGCTCAAGCAGAAAGGCACGCCGCTCCACGCCGCGACGGTCGTCGGCGACACGGTGGGCGATCCGTTCAAGGACACGTCGTCGGTCGCGCTCAACCCGATCATCAAGTTCACGACGTTGTTCGGTCTGCTCGCCGTCGAGCTGGCGGTGTCCCTCACCGCGCAACGCGGGCCGGCGCTGAGCCACCTGCTCGCGGCGGTGTTCTTCGTGGTCTCGGCGGCGTTCGTGTACCGCTCGTTCTACGGGATGCGCATCGAAAGCGGCGCTCCGGTCGCGCGCTAGCGGAGACGACATGCCGACTCTCTTCTCGCGGAAGCCGATATCTGAGCTGATCAGCGAGGGAGACAACCCCAACGCGCTCAAGCGCGCGTTGGGGGCCGGCGATCTGATCATGTTGGCCATCGGCGCCGTCATCGGCGCCGGCATCTTTGGTTCGATCGGGTCCGCCGCGGCGGGCCAGATCGGGCCGAACGGCGAAATCATCCGCGTCGGCGCGGGACCCGCCCTCGTTCTGTCGTTCCTCCTCCTCGGCGCATGCTGCGCGCTGGCGGGGCTCTGTTACGCCGAGTTGGCGGCGATGATCCCGCAGGCCGGAAGCGCGTACGCGTACTCGTACGCCACGCTCGGCGAACTGGTGGCATGGATCATCGGGTGGGATCTGATCCTGGAGTACGCGGTCGGCAATGTCGCGGTGGCCATCTCCTGGGGTGACTACTTCAAGTCGCTCGTCGGCGACTGGATTCACATACCGGATTGGCTGACGACGGGCTACCGCACCGCGCTGCTGAGCTCCGATCCGAAAGTGCACGGGCTGCTGCAGTCCGCACCGCACATCGGAAGCATTCCCGTCCTCATCAACGTGCCGGCGTTCGCGATCGTCATGTTGATCACGTGGCTCCTTTTGCTCGGCGTGCGTGAAAGCGCACGCGCGAACAACATCATGGTGGCCGTGAAGCTGATCGTGCTGGCGCTGTTCATCGTGATGGGGCTCGGCCACATCAACCAGGCGAACTACCATCCCTTCGCACCGAACGGATTCCGCGGGATCCATCAGGGCGCCGCGATCGTGTTCTTCGCGTACATCGGTTTCGACGCGATCTCCACGGCGGCCGAGGAGACGAAGAATCCGCAGCGGAACCTGCCGATCGGCATCCTGGGCGGTCTCGCCATCTGTACGGTCATCTACATCATCATCGGCGCCGTGCTCACCGGCATGGTGCCCTCGAAGGACCTCGGAGCCGCCGCCGACCCGCTGGCGTACGCGCTCAAGGCGACCGGGATGACGAGCATCGCCAAGATCGTCTCGCTCGGCGCCATCTTCTCGATGGCCGCGGTGCTGCTCGTCTTCCAATACGGCCAGCCGCGCATTTTCTTCGCGATGGCACGCGACGGCTTGCTCCCTAAGTGGGCGGCGAGCGTGAGCGGCAAATCGCACGTGCCGTACATGACGACGATCGTGACGGGCGTCTTTGTCGCCCTGTGGTCGCTGATCGGCGACGCCGGCGAGACCTACGACCTCACCAACATCGGAACGTTGTTCGCGTTCGCGCTGGTGAGCATCGGCGTCATCGTTCTACGATACACCGATCCGGACCGACACCGGCCCTTCCGCGTGCCGTTCGTGCACTTCGTTGGCCTGGTTGGCGCGGGACTTTGCGTATTCGTGATGCGAGGATTGCCCGGCCTGGCGTGGGTGCGATTCGGCTGGTGGCTCGTGATCGGGCTCGTGTTGTATTTCGCGTACGGGTACGCGCACTCCACGCTGCGACGGGGGACGGGACCGGTTGTGCCGGCGAGGCGCGCGTAGCCGTTCGTTAGCGGGCCACCGGGGCCGGTCGGGCAGCCCAGGTTCTTTCGATTGGCGGGCCACTGGGTCGGGCGAAAAAATGGGAACGCAGATGAGGCAGATTGAAAAGCAATCCCGCAAATGAACACCTAAGAGCGCGGGTTGGTTTGTAATCGAAACCTCGGGGAAACGGTTTTTGTCTGCGGGATCGATTTCACAGTCTGCGGCATCTGCGTTGAATTTTGGTCGTCACCAGTAGTGCCCGCAGAATACGAGAAACCAACTTTGGTGAGCAGTAGCAGCTCGAAGCACAGGGGGGCATGATGCACGAGTACACCGCACCATCGGCCACGTCGGCGCGCAAGAACGGCGCGCCGAAGTCGTTCTTGCGACGGATCTCGCTGTCGCAGTGGATCATCGTCTCGATGGTCGTCGGGATCCTGGTCGGTTGGTTGTTTCCGGACTCCGCCCGCGACGTTCATCACGGGTGGGCCGCGTCCGACCTGAACGTCCTGTCGTCCGTCTTCCTGCGGATGATCAAGTCGCTGATCGTCCCGCTGCTGTTCGCGACGCTCGTCGTCGGGATCGCCGGGCACGGCGACGATATGAAGCGCGTCGGGCGGCTGGCACTGCGCTCGATCGTCTACTTCGAGATCATCACGACGATGGCGTTGGCGGTCGGCCTCATCGCCGTGAACGTCATCAAGCCGGGGCGGGGCGTGGATCTCGGCGCCGCGTCGGCCAAGGAAGGCGCCGAGTTCGCGGCGACGCACACCACGCTCACGGGAGTCATCGAGCACACGGTGCCGCAAAGCTTCTTCGAGGCCGCGGCGCAGAACCAGGTGCTCCAGATCGTCTTCTTCGCGATCATTTTCGCCGTGGCATTGTCTCGCGTTCCGAACCAGAGCAGCAAGTCGTTCATGCTCGCGGCGTGCGAGAGCCTGTCCGACGTGATGTTCCAGTTCGTCAACATCGTGATGGTGTACGCGCCGATCGGTATCGGGGCGGCGATCGCCGTCACGGTCTCGAAGAGCGGCTTGGGCGTTCTGCGGAACCTCGGGATCCTGGTTGGGACACTGTACGGATCGCTCGTCGTCTTCGCGCTGTTCGTCCTGCTGCCGGTGGCGCTGATCTTCCGCGTCCCGCTGGGTCGGTTCGTGCGAGCCGTTCGCGAGCCGTGGCTGATCGCCTTCACGACGGCGTCGTCGGAGGCGGCTTTCCCGCTCGCCATGGAACGCATGGAGCAGCTGGGAGTGCCCCGGCGCATCGTCGCGTTCGTGCTGCCGACGGGCTACTCGTTCAACCTGGACGGCAGCACGCTCTATCTGTCGCTCGCATCGGTGTTCGCGGCGCAGGCGGCGGGGATCGACATGCCGATCTCCCAGCAGCTCGTCATGATGCTCACGCTGATGCTGACCAGCAAAGGTGTGGCGGCGGTGCCGCGGGCGGCACTCGTCATATTGTCGGGAGCGCTTTCGCAATTCGGCTTGCCCCTTCAGGCCGTCGCGGTCATCCTTGGAGTCGACGCGTTGATGGACATGGCGCGCACGTCACTCAACGTGATCGGCAATTGCTTGGCGACGGTCGTGATGGCACGTTGGGAAGGTGATTTCGACCGGCCGAGAGCGTCGACGCCGGTTGTAGATGCGTTGGCGGGCGAGGCGTTGCGGGTTCCGCCTGTGACAACGGTGTAGTTCGGTCACCGGTCACCGGTCACAGGTCCCCCGGGGTTGTTCGGGTGACGGAGACCAGAGACCGGTGACCGCAGAATGCATACAACACAGCGAGGAGCCTGACTCCATGGCCATCTCCTTCAAGGTCAACGGCAAGCCGACGTCGGTCGACGTTCCGGACGACATGCCCCTCTTGTGGGTGTTGCGTGACGTCCTCGATCTCAAGGGCACGAAGTTCGGCTGCGGCGTCGCGCAGTGCGGCGCGTGCACCGTGCAGGTGAACGGCACGCCGATCCGATCCTGTCAGCGACGCGCGTCCACGGTGTCCGGCACCGAGGTCACGACGATCGAAGGCCTCTCGCCCGACGGCACGCATCCGCTCCAGCGCGCGTGGGAGGAGCTCGACGTGCCGCAGTGCGGATACTGCCAGGCCGGCCAGCTGATGTCGGCGGCGGCGCTGCTCACGAGCAAGCCCAATCCGACAGACGCGGACATCGACGCGGCGATGAACGGCAACATCTGCCGGTGCGCGACGTATCTCCGCATTCGGCAGGCGATCCACCGCGCAGCGCAGATGCCGTCGACGGTCGGCGGCTCGCGCTCGAGCGGCAACCCGTGAGCCGGGAGGAGACGCCAATGACCACGACGATGAACCAGACAGTCGACCGGCGGTCGTTCCTGCGCGTCACCGCGCTCGCCGGCGGCGGAATTCTGCTCGGTACGTACATCAAGCTCGGCGAAACGGCCGAGGCCTTCGCGCTCACGCCATCCGCGGCGGAGACGGCGCTCGGCAATTTCATTCGCATCACGCCCGACGGCATCGTCACGATCATCGCCAAGAACCCGGAGATCGGGCAGGGCGTGAAGACGATGCTCCCGATGATCATCGCCGACGAGCTGGACGTGGCCTGGAAAGACGTGCGCATCGAACAGGCGCCGCTCGACACGACCAAGTTCCAGGGCCAGAGCGCGGGCGGCAGCACGGCGACGCCGAACAACTGGACGCCGATGCGACAGGTCGGCGCGGCGGCTCGTGCGATGCTCGTGACCGCCGCGGCGCAGATGTGGAACGTGCCCGAGTCGCAGCTGTCGACCGAGGCCGGCGTCGTGGTCCAGCACGGAACCACGAACAGGGCGAAATACGGCGATCTCGTCGCCAAGGCGGCGACGGTCCCCGCGCCCGACCTCGCCGCGGTCAAGCTGAAAGACCCGAAAGACTTCACGATCATCGGAACGAAGGTCACGGGCGTCGACGTGCACAACATCGTGACCGGAAAGCCGATGTTCGGCATCGACGTCACGATGCCCGGCATGCTCTACGCGAGCTACGTGAAGTGCCCGGTGTTCGCGGGAAAGGCGATCAGCGCGAATCTCGACGAGATGAAGGCGCAGCCGGGCGTCAAGCACGCGTTCATCGTCAATCAGGGCGAGCAGGGCGGCCTCATGGGACTTCTCTCGGGCGTCGCGCTCGTCGGCGACAACTGGTGGCTCCTCCAACAGGCGCGCAAAAAGCTCGTCGTGCAGTGGGACGAGGGTGCGACGGCGACGCAGAGCAGCGAAAGCTTCGCGTCGCAGGCGCAGGCGTTGTCGAAGCAGCCGCCGCAGCAGAATTTGCGGAAGGACGGCGATTTCGACGCCGCGATGAAGAGCGCGGCGAAGACGGCCGAGGGAGCTTACTTCTATCCGTTCATCTCGCATGCGCCGCTCGAGCCGCAGAATACGACGGCACTGTTCAAGGACGGAAAGCTCGAGATCTGGTCGCCGACGCAGCAGCCGCAGGCGGGCCGCGGCCTCGTGGCGCAGTCCCTCGGCATCAAGCAGGAAGACATCACGATCAACATCACGCGCTCGGGCGGCGGATTCGGGCGCCGGCTCGCCAACGACTACATGGTCGAGGCGGCGGCGATCGCGAAACAGCTCCCGAACGCGCCCGTGAAGCTGCTGTGGACGCGCGAAGACGACATCCAGCACGACCCGTATCGTCCGGCCGGATTCCACTTCTTCAGTGGCGGCGTGGATGCGAACGGCGCCCTCACCGCGTGGCGCGATCACTTCGTGTCGTTCGGCGAGAATGGGCGCACGGCGTCGAGCGCGAACCTCGGAGCGACGGAATTCCCGGCCCGCTTCATCCCGAACTTCGTGATCGATCAGTCGTTGATGCCTCTCGGGGTGCCGACGGGCGCGTTGCGGGCACCGGGCAGCAACGGCATCGCGTTCGCGGTTCAGTCGTTCATCGACGAGCTGGCTCACGCGGCGGGCAAGGACCCGCTGCAGTTCCGCCTCGATCTCCTCGCGAACGAGCAGCCGGCGCCGCCACCGCCTCCACCAGCCGCTGGTGCTCCCGGCGGCGGCCGCGGCGGATTCCAGGCTCCATCCTTCGACGGCAAACGGATGCGCGGAGTCGTCGAGGGGGTGCGCGAACGCTCCGGTTGGGCCAATCGCGCCTCGCTGCCGAAGGGAACCGCGATGGGAACGGCATTCCACTTCTCTCATCGCGGCTATTTCGCCGAGGTCGTCCAGGCGACCGTGGCGAAGGACGGGGCGGTCAAGGTCGACAAGGTCTGGGTCGTCGGCGACATCGGCAGCCAGATCATCAACCCGAGCAATGCCGAGAACCAGGCGCAAGGCGCGGTGATGGATGGCATCGCCGAGGCGCTGGGTCAGGAGATCACGATCGACAAGGGGCGCACGGTTCAGACGAACTTCAACAATTTCCCGCTCCTCCGCATGCGGCAGGCGCCGCCGGTCGACGTATGGTTCAAGGTCACCGAGTTCCCGCCCACGGGCCTCGGTGAACCCGCGTTGCCCCCGGTCGTGCCTGCGCTATGCAACGCGATATTCGAGATCACGGGGAAGCGCGTGAGAGCGCTGCCGTTGTCGAAGATCGATCTCAAGTGGGGATGAGGTTCGTTCGGAGTTTGTGCGCGATTGGTCGGTATCGCGGAACGTGAAGCGAGCCTAGCCTCGAGCAACAGCTTTGAGCAGGAGCCTTGAGCCATGCACAAACGGCGCGATGAGAATCGCGCCGTTCTTCTTGGCTCCAGGCTCTTGTTGTAGGCTGATGCTCAGGGCTTGGCTCGGGCCTGGATCCGAGATGCCAGACGGGAGGGGCGAGCCCTGAACGTCGCTACCCTCGAAAGCGCGGATAACTCCCGAGATTCTTGAGCATCGGGCATTTCTTTTCCAGTACAGTCAACGCACGCGCGACGTTCCCGTCAGTCCGGTGCCCCTCGAGATCAGCGATGAATACGTAGTCCCACGCCCGCTGCTTGCTCGGCCGCGACTCGATCCGGCTCAGGTTGATCCTGTTTTCGTCGAACACCTCGAGCACGCGGAGCAGGGCGCCGCGCTCGTCGTGGACGGCGAACGCGATCGTCGTCTTGTCGTCGCCGGTCCGCGCCGCGTCGTGGGGAGCGAGCAGCGCGAATCGTGTCGCGTTGTGCTCGGCGTCTTGAATCGCTTCGTGGAGGACCGGAACGCCGTGTAGCGCGGCCGCAAAGCGGCTGCCGATCGCGGCGCCGCGGTGGTCTCCGGCCGCGTGACGCACAGCCGCGGCGGTCGAGGGCGAGTCGACGAGGCGGGCTTGGGGCACGTTCGCGGCGAGCCAACGTCGGCACTGCGCGAGTGCCTGCGGATGAGAGTAGACGCGCTCGATCTCCGCGATCGTCGCCGCGTGCGACGCGAGGCAGTGGACGATGTCGAGCACCATCTCGCCCGCGATCCGTACGTCGCCCGCGAGAAGACAGTCGAGGGCCTGCGTGACCGAACCCTCCGTCGAATTCTCGATCGGCACGACCCCGTTGGGCGCGTCCTTCCGGCGGACCGCGTCGAAGACGGCGTCGATCGTCGAGCACGCGTCGTAACGGGCATTGGGACCACACAACACCCGCGCGGCTTCGTGCGTGAAGGTCCCGGCGGGCCCGAGGAAAGCGACGTGTGCTTCGACCGCCAACGCGAGACCTAGACGACGGCGGCGCCGGCCACCCGGAGCGCGGCGCGCACCGCGCCGCGCGCGGGGATGACCGGCTCGGTCTTGAGCTGCGCGCCGGGAACCGCGGATTTCAATCGATGCTCGAGGCGTTTTCGGAGCGTCGAGCCGCGGTTGAGCATTCCGCCGGTGAGCGCCATCGGGAGGGCGGCGCGTTCGTCGGTGAAGAGCTTGCGCGCCAGAGCGCGCGCGTGCAGCACGAGCTCCTCGACGGCGAGCGTGAGCACGGCATTCGCGCGGAGATCGCCCGAGTCGGCGACCGAGGCGACGACCGGGGCGAGCGACGCGAAATCCGCGGGGGTCGCGTTCGCGGCCCAACCGATCAGATCAATCGTCTCGTCGACTTGTGCCGCCGTGAGAATCGCGCCGGTGAGCGCGGTTTCGGGCTCGCGGCCGTCGGAGGCGGCGGCGACGACGGTCAACGCTCGCCGCCCGATCCATGCGCCGCTCCCTTCGTCGCCGAAGGTGGGCCCCCACCCACCACAACGCGCGGTGGCTCCGGTCGGTCCGCGGCCGAATGCGACCGAACCGGTGCCGCTGAGTATGAGCACGCCCGGCCCGTCGCCGAAGGCGTCGTCGAGCGCGATGCTGAAGTCGGACTGCATCACGATCTCCGAGGCCAAATCCCGCCCGGCCAGCGCGTGCCACAGCTGTTGCCGCTCGGTGTCGCGGCCGATGCCGGCGACGCCGATGGCCAGTGCGCGCGGCGTCGCCCCGGTGAGACCGCACGCGGTGAGCGCGTCGGCGACGACCGACGCGATCACGTCGGCGGAGGCATCGGCTCCGCCGGGGCGCACCGCGCTCGCCGGACCCACGGTCTCGCCGAGCGTGCGGCCCGTGGGGTCGGCCACGATGGCGTGCGTCTTCGAGCCGCCGCCGTCGATGCCAACGACGATGTACGTCATGCCGACTGAGTGGGCACGGGCGTGGGGACGGGGGCGGGGGCCGGGGCCGGGTGAAAAAGCGAGGCGATCATTCCGGTAGCGAGCGTGATGAGCGTTCCGATCAGGACGTACCACGGATACGCGATCGTCGACAACGGCTGGAGGAACCCAGACCACGACGGCACCGCCGCCATGATTTGCTTGGCGAACACGACGAGGCTCATGAGCGCGATGCCGACGGTCATCGCGAGAATCGCGTCGGACTGCCGCGCACGTCGCCAGAAGATAGCGAGGAAGAAGCCGCCGAGCAGGCCTCCGTAGGTGAAAGACGCGATCGACAGCGCGACGACGACGACCGGCGTCTTCGTGTTGGTCGGGAAGAGCAGCGCCCCTCCCGTGAGCACGATGCCCCAGGCCAGGGCCAGCCACCGCGCGACGCGCAGCGTGCGCGGATCGTCGGCCGCTCGGCCGGTGATGGGCAGGTAAATGTCGTGCGTCGAGGCGG
Coding sequences:
- a CDS encoding biopolymer transporter ExbD codes for the protein MSMTPGGGGGGSTGGSLSNEPNVTPMIDVLLVLLIIFMAVLPSMRKAIDIQLPDPNPTVQPANQKSDQIVLEVSPGGKYAINTKQVSRAELPAELKGIYDPRPEKIIFVKGVPGVKYADIIDAMDVARGAGVKVIGIPPKDTPGSAPGAAAPAAKK
- a CDS encoding amino acid permease, with the translated sequence MPTLFSRKPISELISEGDNPNALKRALGAGDLIMLAIGAVIGAGIFGSIGSAAAGQIGPNGEIIRVGAGPALVLSFLLLGACCALAGLCYAELAAMIPQAGSAYAYSYATLGELVAWIIGWDLILEYAVGNVAVAISWGDYFKSLVGDWIHIPDWLTTGYRTALLSSDPKVHGLLQSAPHIGSIPVLINVPAFAIVMLITWLLLLGVRESARANNIMVAVKLIVLALFIVMGLGHINQANYHPFAPNGFRGIHQGAAIVFFAYIGFDAISTAAEETKNPQRNLPIGILGGLAICTVIYIIIGAVLTGMVPSKDLGAAADPLAYALKATGMTSIAKIVSLGAIFSMAAVLLVFQYGQPRIFFAMARDGLLPKWAASVSGKSHVPYMTTIVTGVFVALWSLIGDAGETYDLTNIGTLFAFALVSIGVIVLRYTDPDRHRPFRVPFVHFVGLVGAGLCVFVMRGLPGLAWVRFGWWLVIGLVLYFAYGYAHSTLRRGTGPVVPARRA
- a CDS encoding biopolymer transporter ExbD; this encodes MAMSTGGGGAGVQSTPNVTPMVDVMLVLLIIFMVVTPALLAGFNADPPQAQNIRDHPEDDQTDQVLGIDKDGNYYLNKKPIHKEDVAAALKHIYVDTPRDDKIMYLKADKNLDYSKVLDALDIAMHNGVTVTGLISDQKPGTVSTVAGDTKNPTPAPGAPGAAAPPGGAK
- a CDS encoding (2Fe-2S)-binding protein, yielding MAISFKVNGKPTSVDVPDDMPLLWVLRDVLDLKGTKFGCGVAQCGACTVQVNGTPIRSCQRRASTVSGTEVTTIEGLSPDGTHPLQRAWEELDVPQCGYCQAGQLMSAAALLTSKPNPTDADIDAAMNGNICRCATYLRIRQAIHRAAQMPSTVGGSRSSGNP
- a CDS encoding sodium-translocating pyrophosphatase, whose amino-acid sequence is MNLTVNALLQQAAPAPTQAPAGGEANLIIPDLNSVTFLGMRGGSLLLGGLVVCVLGMLFGLAIYTRLKNMAVHKSMRAVSELIYETCKTYLITQGKFILILEFFIGIVIALYFGVLQHFSVDKVAVILVFSLIGIAGSYGVAWFGIRVNTFANSRTSFAALRGKPYPCYAIPLSAGMSIGMLLISVELVMMLIILLFIPGEYAGPCFIGFAIGESLGAAALRIAGGIFTKIADIGADLMKIVFNVKEDDARNPGVIADCTGDNAGDSVGPSADGFETYGVTGVALITFIVLAVKEPRVQVQLLVWIFVMRIMMIVASGASYLINAAIARARYANADRMNFEAPLTFLVWLTSIVSVVLTFIVSKLIIPDLGDGTLWWKLSAIITCGTLAGAIIPEFVKVFTSVDSRHTKEVVTSSREGGPSLNILSGLVAGNFSAYWLGMTIMILMTIAYLIGAAALGPLMVAPAVFAFGLVAFGFLGMGPVTIAVDSYGPVTDNAQSVFELSQIEQLPGAAAEVQKDYGFAVNFERAKHFLEENDGAGNTFKATAKPVLIGTAVVGATTMIFSIIVGLTNGLTANIDKLSLLHPPFLLGLITGGAIIYWFTGASIQAVTTGAYRAVEFIKANMNLESTAAASVEDSKKVVEICTKYAQAGMFNIFLTVFFATLAFAFYEPFFFIGYLVSIALFGLYQAIFMANAGGAWDNAKKIVEVELKQKGTPLHAATVVGDTVGDPFKDTSSVALNPIIKFTTLFGLLAVELAVSLTAQRGPALSHLLAAVFFVVSAAFVYRSFYGMRIESGAPVAR
- a CDS encoding dicarboxylate/amino acid:cation symporter translates to MMHEYTAPSATSARKNGAPKSFLRRISLSQWIIVSMVVGILVGWLFPDSARDVHHGWAASDLNVLSSVFLRMIKSLIVPLLFATLVVGIAGHGDDMKRVGRLALRSIVYFEIITTMALAVGLIAVNVIKPGRGVDLGAASAKEGAEFAATHTTLTGVIEHTVPQSFFEAAAQNQVLQIVFFAIIFAVALSRVPNQSSKSFMLAACESLSDVMFQFVNIVMVYAPIGIGAAIAVTVSKSGLGVLRNLGILVGTLYGSLVVFALFVLLPVALIFRVPLGRFVRAVREPWLIAFTTASSEAAFPLAMERMEQLGVPRRIVAFVLPTGYSFNLDGSTLYLSLASVFAAQAAGIDMPISQQLVMMLTLMLTSKGVAAVPRAALVILSGALSQFGLPLQAVAVILGVDALMDMARTSLNVIGNCLATVVMARWEGDFDRPRASTPVVDALAGEALRVPPVTTV